In Helianthus annuus cultivar XRQ/B chromosome 3, HanXRQr2.0-SUNRISE, whole genome shotgun sequence, a single window of DNA contains:
- the LOC110875217 gene encoding protein FAR1-RELATED SEQUENCE 5-like yields the protein MLFDTVDDAYNFYKTYAEAGGWTVRKGTQHENRGIVINKYFFCSKEGQKDFRPVDTLVEQPSDRWVRRVPSKRTGCQAAIRIKLTDAKKYLLYHFIEAHNHDFVHEEDLHLLKENRGINRAHEEMINKMSHLNIGPVRAFNIMKEVYGGFDKVGATKVDFKNFKKELNLFIGEFDAEMFVKRLMRKKEFLPNFSCEYETTDEGVLKCIFWADEDMKRNYYMFGDVISFDATYKRNKYNMMFVPFTGIDNHNRNVTLGAAILGSETAETYNWLLRAIKNAYGYAPPVIVTDQDPAMKRAIADVWPESRHRLCMWHIMDKLTTKVGAALCSNTDFRKRLSAVVWTDSLLPEAFEAEWAAIIHDFGLTDHEWLTYIYGLRESWIPAYYREEEMSGLMRTSSRSESENHFFGKISNPKCTLVEFLSHFDTAIEAQRHEHRKNDHDTRYTNPGEWSDFVLEKQAAQIYTRTLFLDVQLEIQHAIHRCTSVRLDHVGDFIKFFIKDLDQPCSSFFEVMIREEDVTVKCICNRFEQFGLLCSHIFCVLRILDIREFPKQYILRRWTREAVPNSSPGSILTDGGDPDRSDEVNRCVREICHATEYVVNKLISKFDKLSDFRDHIKQFMSVADEAQINAPPKTRRNRFAELLGVAPESTATIRVPVGTRFKGCGSHKRLKSQKERAISQSGSKRRQCSLCKKYGHNRVTCWKYTVAGAEAGSSRNAGGNEDTIPEGDAAMVVQGDGTGLNDDDDVFYTSGNDADMDDEEMA from the exons ATGTTATTCGACACAGTTGATGACGcatataacttttataaaacttaCGCAGAAGCGGGAGGTTGGACTGTAAGGAAGGGCACACAGCACGAGAACCGTGGTATTGTTATAAACAAGTACTTTTTCTGTTCAAAGGAGGGTCAAAAAGACTTTCGACCAGTTGATACTTTAGTTGAACAGCCGTCCGATAGGTGGGTACGTAGGGTACCATCCAAAAGGACCGGATGCCAGGCTGCGATCAGAATAAAACTTACCGATGCTAAGAAGTATTTGCTTTATCATTTTATAGAGGCGCACAACCACGATTTTGTGCATGAAGAAGATTTACATCTTCTCAAGGAAAACAGGGGTATTAATCGTGCACACGAAGAGATGATAAACAAGATGTCACATCTCAACATCGGGCCTGTTCGTGCATTTAACATTATGAAGGAAGTGTATGGTGGGTTCGACAAAGTCGGTGCTACCAAAGTCGattttaaaaatttcaagaaaGAGTTAAATCTTTTTATCGGAGAGTTTGATGCGGAAATGTTTGTCAAGCGTCTGATGAGGAAAAAGGAGTTTTTACCGAACTTCTCTTGTGAATATGAAACCACAGACGAAGGTGTGTTGAAGTGCATTTTTTGGGCCGACGAGGATATGAAGAGAAATTATTATATGTTTGGGGACGTTATATCATTTGATGCTACATACAAGCGTAACAA GTATAACATGATGTTTGTCCCTTTCACTGGGATTGATAATCATAATAGGAACGTGACACTTGGTGCTGCAATTCTCGGTTCGGAAACGGCAGAGACGTATAACTGGTTACTTAGGGCGATCAAGAACGCATACGGGTACGCGCCTCCTGTAATCGTTACTGACCAAGACCCTGCGATGAAAAGGGCTATAGCTGATGTTTGGCCTGAGTCGAGGCATCGGTTATGTATGTGGCATATCATGGATAAACTCACTACAAAG GTCGGGGCTGCCCTATGTTCAAATACAGATTTCAGGAAAAGATTGTCTGCAGTTGTTTGGACTGATTCTCTATTGCCCGAAGCTTTTGAGGCTGAATGGGCCGCTATTATTCATGATTTCGGTTTAACCGACCATGAATGGCTGACGTATATATATGGGCTACGTGAATCATGGATTCCAGCTTACTATCGTGAAGAAGAAATGTCTGGTCTTATGCGGACATCATCTAGGTCCGAAAGCGAGAATCACTTTTTTGGAAAAATTAGCAATCCAAAGTGCACGTTAGTTGAATTTCTTAGCCACTTTGATACGGCTATTGAAGCGCAAAGGCATGAGCACCGAAAAAACGATCATGACACTCGATACACCAACCCTGGAGAGTGGAGTGATTTTGTTCTCGAGAAGCAAGCAGCTCAAATATATACTAGAACTTTATTTTTGGATGTTCAACTCGAGATTCAACATGCTATTCATCGTTGTACGAGTGTCAGATTAGATCACGTCGGTGATTTCATTAAGTTTTTTATAAAGGATCTCGATCAGCCATGTTCTTCGTTCTTCGAG GTTATGATACGCGAGGAGGATGTTACTGTTAAGTGTATATGCAACAGGTTTGAGCAGTTTGGGCTGTTGTGTAGTCACATTTTTTGCGTGTTACGGATTCTTGATATAAGGGAGTTTCCTAAACAATATATATTGAGGCGTTGGACGCGTGAAGCTGTTCCAAATAGTTCCCCCGGGTCCATTCTTACGGATGGTGGAGATCCAGATCGTAGTGACGAGGTTAACCGGTGTGTTCGGGAGATTTGTCACGCAACGGAGTATGTCGTGAACAAGTTGATTTCAAAATTTGATAAGTTGTCTGATTTTCGAGACCATATCAAGCAGTTTATGTCAGTCGCGGATGAAGCTCAAATAAATGCACCTCCCAAGACACGACGTAATCGATTTGCTGAACTGCTAGGAGTTGCTCCAGAGAGCACGGCCACTATCCGTGTTCCAGTTGGTACCAGGTTCAAGGGCTGTGGTTCTCATAAACGCCTTAAATCTCAAAAGGAGCGAGCCATAAGTCAGTCTGGAAGTAAACGTCGTCAATGTTCATTATGTAAAAAATACGGTCATAACAGAGTAACGTGCTGGAAATACACCGTGGCTGGGGCTGAGGCAGGTTCTTCGCGGAATGCTGGAGGTAATGAAGACACAATTCCTGAAGGAGATGCAGCTATGGTTGTTCAAGGTGATGGTACTGGATTgaacgatgatgatgatgtgttTTACACATCTGGAAACGATGCAGATATGGACGATGAGGAGATGGCATAG